In Saccharomyces cerevisiae S288C chromosome XV, complete sequence, the following proteins share a genomic window:
- the DDP1 gene encoding polyphosphatase DDP1 (Diadenosine and diphosphoinositol polyphosphate phosphatase; hydrolyzes diphosphorylated inositol polyphosphates and diadenosine polyphosphates; high specificity for diadenosine hexa- and pentaphosphates; contains endopolyphosphatase activity with a high affinity for polyphosphates, an activity also observed for its human DIPP homologs; possesses mRNA decapping activity; nudix hydrolase family member; protein abundance increases in response to DNA replication stress) — MGKTADNHGPVRSETAREGRENQVYSPVTGARLVAGCICLTPDKKQVLMITSSAHKKRWIVPKGGVEKDEPNYETTAQRETWEEAGCIGKIVANLGTVEDMRPPKDWNKDIKQFENSRKDSEVAKHPPRTEFHFYELEIENLLDKFPECHKRHRKLYSYTEAKQNLIDAKRPELLEALNRSAIIKDDK; from the coding sequence ATGGGCAAAACCGCGGATAATCATGGTCCAGTACGTTCTGAGACAGCACGTGAAGGAAGAGAAAACCAGGTTTACTCACCCGTTACAGGTGCAAGATTAGTTGCTGGCTGCATATGTTTAACACCCGACAAGAAGCAAGTTCTCATGATTACTTCTTCTGCACACAAGAAAAGATGGATTGTCCCCAAAGGTGGCGTTGAGAAAGACGAGCCTAATTACGAGACGACTGCCCAACGAGAAACTTGGGAGGAAGCTGGTTGCATAGGTAAAATTGTCGCCAATTTGGGTACAGTTGAAGACATGAGACCCCCTAAGGACTGGAACAAAGACATTAAGCAATTCGAGAACTCTCGAAAAGATTCAGAAGTAGCAAAGCACCCGCCAAGAACcgaatttcatttttatgaaTTAGAGATTGAAAATCTCCTTGATAAATTTCCGGAATGTCACAAAAGACATAGAAAGCTATACTCTTATACAGAAGCTAAACAAAACTTGATAGACGCCAAGAGGCCTGAATTGTTGGAGGCCCTTAATAGGTCTGCTATCATTAAAGACGACAAATAG